GCCGCGCGTTTCCTTCGGCTCCTCGCCCCGCCAGAAGACGTTGAGTTCGTTGAGACGCTCCATGTTGAAGCTGATCGAACCGTTTTCGGCGTTAATCTCGAAGGCGTTGTAGTTTTTGCGCCCCGCCGCGAAACGGGTCGCTTCCAGCGTACCCAACGCGCCGTTTTCGAACTCAACTGCCGCGACGAACGCATCATCGACATCTGAGGGGATCATCCTGCTCGGATCGCCGCCGGAGGGTCGTTCTGCGATCCAGTTCTGCGTCATGGCGGCGACGGTAACCGGCTCGCCGACCAGGAACCGGGCCAGGTCGATGATATGCGATCCAAGGTCGCCTAGCGAGCCACTGCCCGCGACATCCTTCTGGAAACGCCAACTTGTCGGCATCCTGGGATCCATGCCCCACTCTTGCAGGTACGTCGCACGCCAGTGGTAGATGCGGCCCAACTTACCGCTCTCGATCAGCTTTCGCGCCTGAACGACGGCAGGCACAAAGCGATAGTTGAACGCGACCATGTGCTTGACGTTCGCTTGCTGCACCGCGTCGAGCATGCCTTTGGCTTCCTCAGCGGTGCGCGCCAGCGGCTTTTCGCAGAATACATGCTTACCGGCCCTGGCGGCGGCGATGCACGGCTCGGCATGGGCGTCGTTTGGACCGCCGTTGTCGAAGACGTCCACCGCGTCGTTTTCCAACATCTTTCGCCAGTCGGCATAGACGTTCTCGTAGCCGTACCGTTTGGCCGCTTCGCGCGCCGCGTCCTCATTCCGCCCGGCAATCGCGACCAGGCGCGGGATGGCGACCGGCGGGTACATCATGTAGGGAATCTTTTTGAAGGCGTTGGAATGGGCCTTACCCATAAACGCATAGCCCAGCATTCCGATGCCCAGCGTGGGCGCGTCATGCTCCGCTTTGGCACCCGCCATGCTGGTGAATCCAACTTCGTCCGACATGCTATCCTCCCATTTACGATTTCGACGCAAACGCCGCGTCGAACGCCTGCTCTGACGGCGTGAACTCGGTCCGCTTCACGTACGCGCACGCGTCCTTCGCGCCCCACTCGCGGTCCATGCCGCTGTCTTCCCACTCCACAGAGAGCGGCCCAGTGTAGCCGACGCGGTTCAGCGCCCGGACGATCCCTTCCAGGTCCACGTCACCGTGACCGGGCGAAACGAAGTTCCAGCCGCGACGATGATCGCCGAACTGAATGTGCGAGCCGAGGATGCTGTTGCGCCCGGTCAGCTTGACCTTGGAGTCCTTGACGTGCACATGGTAGATCCGGTCCGGAAAGGCGTTGACAAACTCAACCGGATCAAAGAACTGGTGCACGAAGTGGCTCGGGTCGAAGTTGAAGCCAAAGGCTCTACGGTGATCGAGTGCGTCGAGGGTTCGTTGCGCCGTGTAGATGTCGTACGCGATCTCGCTGGGGTGGGCTTCGAGCGCATAGCGCACGCCTACCTCGTCGAACACGTCTAGGATAGGGTTCCAGCGATCGGCGAACTCGCGGTAACCGGCGTCGATCATGACGTCGGTGGTCGGCGGGAAGAAGTAGAGCAGGTGCCATACCGGGCTGCCGGTGAAGCCGTTGACGACATTCACGCCCATCAGCTTCGCCGCACGCGCGGTGTTTTTGACCTCGTCCGCAGCGCGCTGGCGCACGCCTTCGGGGTCGCCATCGCCCCACAGCCGGTCAGGCAGGATGCTGCGGTGGCGTTCGTCAATGATGGCGTCGGCCACGCACTGCCCGACGAGATGCGTGCTGACTGCAAAACATTCCAGGCCGTGTTCGGCAAGGATGTCTTTGCGGCCCTGGACGTAGCCGTCCTGTTCAAGGGCCTTATCGACCTCGAAGTGGTCGCCCCAGCAGGCCAGCTCCAGCCCATCATAGCCGAAGGAGGCGGCTTTTTCCGCGACGACTTGGAGGGGAAGATCCGCCCACTGGCCGGTGAAAAGTGTGACTGGTCGTGCCATGATTCCAATCCTCCTAAGCTGATAGACGCTCTACTCGGCACAAGCGCGCTCAAGGCGCTGTTACGTCCGATACCTCCGCCGGACCGGTTGGGGCCACGAGATCCGCTTCAGGTCCCGCGCCGCTCGGCCCAGCCAATTCGCGGGCGGCGAGGTAGACCAGTCCGGCAGGCAGCAGGCTGATCAGGATGAAGACCGGGATGCGCGTGGTACGATACTCGCTCTCAGCCTGATCGGCGGTCGCCTGTTGCTCCTCGTCATCCATCATCAGTTCCCAAATTTGACGCCCGATCCCGTATGGCTCGACGGGGCGTGCATCCACGATGAGCGCTCCGGCCAACGCGATCCAGACGATCGCACCTGCGACCAGCCCGATGACGTGCGCGCGGCGCGGCAGGGGGGGCACGTGGGCGCGGGCGCTCAGCGGTGTGATGTGGCTCCAGACGATGAAGGCCAGGGTCGAGAACAGCAGCAGCAAAAAGCCGTACTCGTACGCAAACATCTTCCAGCCCTGGAACAGCGCCACGATGCCGAGCAAAATCCCCGCGATGATGATGGCCTCGATGGGGCGATAGGCGCGCTGCGGTACGCGCCCGCTGACGACGACCGCCAGGGCCACGATGGAGTAGATATAGACAAGCAAGATCGAGACAAAAACTGCGACGAACGGGATCGCTTTGATCAGCACGTCATCCTGGCGTTCCTGGGAAAGTACCTCCGACGCATACACGCTGAACAGCCCGCCGAAGGCCAGGATGACGGCGATGGCGATCCCGAACCGGATGCCAATACGAACGAGTTTAGACGTCATCGCTGCTGACTTTCCGGGGCCACAGCGGCCCTCACGACAGGCTCCAGTCGGGCAGGTACAGCCGCTCACCACCCTTGAGCGCGGACTCGTGCGCCAGGATGCCAACCGCCGTCCAGTTGGCGGATTGGCGTGCATCGGGGAACGGCTTGCGATCTTCGGCGATGCTCATCAGGAACTGGTGCGCCAGATGCGGGTGTGACCCACCGTGGCCCGATCCCTGAATGAACGAGAGATGCTGCTGCTCGCCGCCGTAAACGCCCTTAGTCGTGAAGCGCTGGATCGGCTCCGGCAGACGATGTGCGAAGTCGAGCACGCTGACGTGGTGGGGCGTCTCGCCGATATGCACGACCGGGTGATCGTGTTCGATCAACGGCCATTCGAACGACATCTTGCTGCCATAAACGTCGAAGCTTTCGCGGTACTGCCGGGCCGTGTTGAACAGCGAGCGCATGACCTCAGCGACGAGATCCGAGTCTTTCATCTTGATGTGCGCCGTCTCGATGGCAAACGGCGAACTGTACTTGGGAATCAGGTCTTCCTGGATGCGCCCGGATCCGAAACACGCGACGTACTCGGCGTCGTGTCCGGCGAGCGCCAGGCACGGGCTGACGACATGGGTCGCATAGTGCATGGGCGGCAGTCCCTCCCAGTACCCAGGCCAGCCGAGCATTTCCTGCTGGTGCGTCGCGCGCAGATATTGAATGCGCCCCAGTTTCCCGGTGTCGTACAGCTCTTTGACATAGAGGAACTCGCGCGAGTAGATGACGGTCTCCATCATCATGTACTTCTTGCCCGACTCCGCTTGCGCGTCGACGATCGCCTTGAGTTCGTCGAGCGTGGTACCCATCGGCACGGTGCAGGCCACATGTTTGCCCGCGCGCAGTCCGGCTACGCTCATCCGGGCGTGCTCGTGGATGGGTGTGTTGATATGCACCGCGTCGATCTCGGGATCTTTCAGCAGTTCATCGTAGTCGGTATAGCGTTTCTCAATACCGAAGGCATCACCGACCGCGTTGAGTTTGTCTTCGCGGCGCTGGCAGATCGCGGCCATGTTCGCGTTGGGGTGGCGCTGGTAGATCGGAATGAATTCCGCGCCGAAGCCTAGACCGATGATCGCGACATTCACTTTTTTCTCGGCCATCAGAATGCTCCTTGAGAGGTATTGTCCCTGGGGGCGCTGTTAGCCCAACAACTGCTTCAGGAAGCGCAGGCCATCGCGCGCCAGCGCGTCCTGCGACTCGGCCAGCGGGCGCCAGATGGCGGCGGCGCGGGCGATGCTCTTGACTTGGGCGGTGAAGGACTCGATCACGACCGGGCCATCGTAGCCGATCTCCTTGATGGCGGTCGCCACGTCATCCCACGGTACGTGCCCCGACCCTGGTGCGCTCCGGTCGTTCTCGCACGCATGGACATGCTGCAAACGCGGCCCAACGGCGCGGAAGGCGTCGCCCATCGCTTGCTCTTCGATGTTCATGTGGAAGGTATCGAGCATGATCTTACAGGCGGGGTGATCGACGCGGTCCACCACCTCGATGGCCTGGGCCGCCAGGTTGATGAAGCTGGTTTCGAAGCGGTTCAGCGGCTCGACGCACAACACCGCACCGTGACCGCCCGCATACTCGGCCAGCTCGCGCAGCTGCTGCACCAGCAGGTCCGTGTCGCGGCGGCGCTCGTCGGCGGTGGACTGCCATACGCGCCCAACGGACGAGTAGAGCGGCCCGGCGACGTTGGTCCCGCCCAGCCTCTGTACTGCGTCCACGCACTGCATGAGGTAGGCCATGCCGTTGTCACGGATGGCGGCATCCTCGTGGATCAGGTCCCGATCCGGCCCCATCGCCGCGCAGACGCTGGTTCCCATGCCGAGGTCACGGATGATCGCGCCCGCTTCCGCCGCGTCGATCAGCCCTGGGTCCTCCAGCGGCACTTCGAACCATTCAGCACCGAGCGATTTCGCCAGTGGAGCCAGTTCCGCGACATCGCGGGTGGTCAGGGGCGACACCCAAATCCAGGAATTGACGCCAAATTTCATCTTTGCCTCCCTAAAAGTAGTTTTCAAACACTATCAAACTGGCCCCATACCCATACTATAATCAGGCGGGCACGCGGCTGCCGTCCGGGTCAAAGAAATGCATGCGCTCGCGCACAATGTCGAACATAACGGCATCGCCGATCTTCAGGTCAGTGATGCCGGAAACAAGGCTGAGGAAAGTTTGCTCTCCCGACCGGATGTGTACCACCGTCTCGACGCCGAGCGGCTCGGTCAGTGCTACCTCACCGCGCAGGGCGCCATCGGGCGCAGGGCGTACATCCTCAGGCCGGATACCTACGAGCAGTTCGGGCGGGATCGCGGCTTGCGGTTCGATCGGCAGGCGGATCGTGCTGTCCTTGATGAATAAGCTGCCGTCTTCCCGCACCGCCCCGACCAGATTGATTCTTGGGATGCCGACGAGCTGTGCGACGAAGGTCGTCGCCGGGCGGTCATAGATGTCGTGCGGAGTCCCGATCTGCACGAGCTTGCCCTTGCGCAGCACGCCGATCTTGTCGGCCATTGTGAGCGCTTCGATCTGGTCGTGGGTCACGAACAGGGTGGTGCTGTTTTGGGTCTTCTGTAAGCGCTGGATCTCAATGCGCAGCGCTTCGCGCAGCTTGGCGTCCAGGTTCGAAAGCGGCTCGTCCATCAAAAACACGCGCGGCTCGCGCACGATGGCGCGCCCGATCGAGACGCGCTGCATCTCGCCGCCGGACAGGTGCGCCGTTTTCCGGTCGAGCAGGTGCGTGATACGCAGCTTCTCGGCGGCATCGCGCACCCGACGGTCGATCTCATCCTTGGGCAGCTTACGCAGCGGCGAGCGCAGCGGAAAGGCGAGGTTGTCGTAGACCGACTTGCCGGGGTAGAGCGAATACTGCTGGAAGACGAAGGCCACGTCACGGTCGGCGGGCGTCAGTATGTTGATGTTTTCTCCATCAAACAGCACGTCGCCCGCATCCTGGCGTTCCAGGCCCGCGATGATACGCAGCGTGGTGGTTTTGCCTGCGCCGGTGTGCCCCAGCAAGACGAAAAACTCGCCCGATTGGATCGAGAAGGACACATCGTCGAGCGCCACGACATCCTTGAAGCGTTTGGAGATGTGTTGGAGCGTGACGTTGCTCATGCCTGCGCCTCCCGCGTAAGGGCAAGTTCAGTGCGGGGGTCGAAGAACCGCACCATCGCCGGATTCAGATCGAAGTGCACAGCCGCGTCGAGCGGGTAGTGTTCCTGGCGGCTGCTGCGGGCGTGCACGATCTTGTTGTCGCACAGGTTCAGGTGCAGCATAGTATAACTGCCATGCAGATCGCTGGCGTAAACCGTTGCGGGTAGAGTGCCACCGGCGGTTACCATTGCGGCTTCGGGACGGAAGCCCAGGATCACCTCGCCGCTGCCATCAAAGGTGCGATCCAGCACGGAAACCCACTCGGCGGGGACGGAATAGTCTCCGCAGTCCGGCAGAGACACGACCCCGCCCGCGTAGTGACCGTGCAGCAGATTCATGCCGGGGCTGCCGATGAAGGCGGCCACGAACAGGTTTGCCGGGTCATGATAGACCTCGGCGGGCGTGCCGATCTGCTGCACGGCGGCGTTGGACATCACCACGATCCGGTCGCCCATTGCCATCGCCTCGATCTGGTCGTGCGTGACATAGACGGTCGTCGCGTGCTGGTCGATGTGCAGCCCCTTGATTTCGGCACGCATGGTCTCGCGGAAGTCCGCGTCCAGCGCGCCCAACGGCTCGTCCATCAGGAAGGCCGCGGGCCGTCGCACCAGCGCCCGCGCCAGCGCCACGCGCTGCTGATCGCCACCACTTAGCGCTCCCGGACGCTGGTGCAGCACGTCTTCAATCTGAAGCAGCGAGGCGACTTCCGCGACGCGCTGGCCGACCGTCTCTTTGGATTCACCCTGTGCTTGCAGCGGGAACGCGATGTTCTGCCGCACGCTGAGGTGCGAGTAGAGCGCGAAGAACTGGAAAACGAACGCAATGTCGCGCTCGCTGGGATGCGCCCAGGTGACGTTGCGCCCGTTCAACAAGATTTCGCCGCCGGTGACCGCTTCCAGGCCGGAGATCATGCGCAGCGTCGTTGTTTTGCCGCAGCCGGACGGCCCCAGGAGCACGACAAACTCCCCATCGTGAATGGTGAGATCCATCGGCTTGACGGCATGGACCTCGCCGAACTTCTTTTCAACCTGTCTAAGCTCAATGGTTGCCATGTGTTGGTCCAGTAGGTGTCAAAACCATGACCGTGCTCATCCCTAACCCTGGCGGATCGCGCCGAACGTGACGCCGCGCAGCAGGTATTTGCGCAGGACAAACGTGACGATGACCACAGGGATCAGGAAGCCAAGCGAGCCAGCGGCAATCGTGGCCCACTCGATGCCACCTGTGCCGAGCACCGAGGGGATGCTGGGCGGTGCGGTGCGCGCGTTGTCAGCGGTTAGCATGAGCGCAAAGGCATATTCGTTCCAGGCGAAAATGAAACAGAAGACGGTGGTGGCGGCGATGCCGGTGACGGCCTGCGGCAGTACGATCTTGACGAATGCCTGCATCCGTGTGTAACCATCCACCAGGGCCGCCTCTTCATACTCGCGCGGGATCTCGTCGATGAAGCCCTTCAATAACCACACCGAGAACGAGAGGTTGAAGGCCGTATAGAGGATGACCATGCCCACGTGCGTATCGTACAGTCCCAGCTCGCGGTACATGAGAAAGATCGGGATGGTCACGACGACCGGCGGCAACATGCGGGTGCTGAGGATAAAAAACAGCAGGTCCCCTTCGCCGGGTATCTTGAACCGGCTGAACGCGTAGGCGGCGAGCAGCCCCATGCCCACGGACGTAATGGTGGAAGCGATGCCGATGATCAGGGAATTGGTGAGGCGCTTGACATAATCGCTCTGACCGATGATCGCCTGGCCGCGTTCCAGCATGACCTCATCCGCCCAGTTCAGATCGTCGCGCTGCTTGTATTCCTCGATTTGCTGGTCGGTAAGCTGGCGGCGCTTGGTCAGCAGGCCGATGAACCCCTCCATCGTCGGGTCGAAAACGACCTTCGGCGGCGACGCGACCGCGTCCGAGCGCGACTTGAACGCCGTCATGCTCATCCAGACGACCGGGATCAGCGTGAGCAGCGCCAGCATCAAGGCCAGGCTGGCGCGCATGGATTTGCCGATCAACCACGACGGAGCCACTTTGTCGACGCGCGTCGAGTAGTTGACCGCCTGCGAAGGACCGCCCTGTGTAGCACGGTTCGCGACAGTCACCGCCGGAACGAACCGCCAGAACGCAAACAGCGCGGCGAAGGCCAGCCCGTTTGCGACCAGCACCCCCAGCAGCGTGCCGAGCGCCGACTCTGCGCCGACAGCATCCAGCAGCGCGTCCCCGAACGCGAACATCGCCACGAACGCGGCAGCGGTCAGGATTCCCGCCAGCAGGCCGATGGCGATCCCCAACAGGTAGTTTTGCCCCTTCACGCGGAAGATAATGGGCGTCGTGCTGATGCCGACGAAGATCCAGAATACACTGACATAGACCAACCAGAAATCGGGCAGGGAAGTATTGATGTCAAACATCGCCTTAGCCCTCCCGGACCCGGTTCAGGGCGCGAATGTAGAGATTGCTGGCCGCGATGATGATGACTAGTACGATGTACGCCAGTGCGCTCGACTCACCCGTTTTGAACTTGCCCAGGAATGCTTCGCGGTAGAGACGTACAGCGACAGTTTCGGTCGCGTCACCGGGCGTGCCGCCGGTCAGGCCCATCACCAGATCGAAGGCTTTGAACGCCTCGATCGTGCGGAACAGAACCGCGATCAGCAGCAGCGGCGCGACCTGGGGCAGCGTGATGCGCCGGAACTGAAACCACGCGCTCGCCCGGTCGATAGCGGCAGCCTCGTACAGGTAGCCGGGAATGGCGCTGAGGCCGGACAGACACAACAGCATGACGAACGGACTCCACATCCAGACGTCGACGATGACGATAGACCACAGCGCCAGCGTTGAATTGGAGAGCCATTGTGTGCCGCCCGCCGCGTTGGTGTAAATCAGGTAGTTAAAGATGCCCTTGGACGGGTCAAAGATCAGCTTCCAAAACAAACCCACCACGACCGGAGACAGCATCATTGGGATCAGGAGCAGCGTCGTGATCAGCCCGCTGCCCCGGAACTTTTCGCGCAGCAGCATCGCTAGACCAAAGCCAATGATCATTTGCAGCCCGACCGAAAGCACGGCGTACGTACCGGTTACTGTGAAATTGTGCCAGTACCGGCTGCGTTCGGCGGTCAGAATCTGCTCGTAATTGTCGAATGCCAGCCATTGGGGGGCCTGGTTCGCGATCACCGAAAAATCGGTGAAGCTGAGATACAGGCTGTAAAACAGGGGAAACACGTTAACGACGATCAACAGAATCAGGGTGGGCCAGATGAAAAGATTGGCAATCGTCCTATCCCCAATCTGCCGGCGTTTGCGACGCTGCGAGGACTGGGTCGAGCCAGGTATCACTTGAGCGTGTGCTTGAGACATGTGGCTACCCCTGGTGTCAAAGAAATCTATTAAATAGGCGGAAG
This sequence is a window from Aggregatilinea lenta. Protein-coding genes within it:
- a CDS encoding Gfo/Idh/MocA family protein; this encodes MSDEVGFTSMAGAKAEHDAPTLGIGMLGYAFMGKAHSNAFKKIPYMMYPPVAIPRLVAIAGRNEDAAREAAKRYGYENVYADWRKMLENDAVDVFDNGGPNDAHAEPCIAAARAGKHVFCEKPLARTAEEAKGMLDAVQQANVKHMVAFNYRFVPAVVQARKLIESGKLGRIYHWRATYLQEWGMDPRMPTSWRFQKDVAGSGSLGDLGSHIIDLARFLVGEPVTVAAMTQNWIAERPSGGDPSRMIPSDVDDAFVAAVEFENGALGTLEATRFAAGRKNYNAFEINAENGSISFNMERLNELNVFWRGEEPKETRGFHNALISEGFHPYWENWWPHGHMLGWEHSFVHEFHHFFDAIVNGKGVAPYGATFEDGYRNAVICDAVVESAQSGRTVSIKY
- a CDS encoding sugar phosphate isomerase/epimerase family protein, with protein sequence MARPVTLFTGQWADLPLQVVAEKAASFGYDGLELACWGDHFEVDKALEQDGYVQGRKDILAEHGLECFAVSTHLVGQCVADAIIDERHRSILPDRLWGDGDPEGVRQRAADEVKNTARAAKLMGVNVVNGFTGSPVWHLLYFFPPTTDVMIDAGYREFADRWNPILDVFDEVGVRYALEAHPSEIAYDIYTAQRTLDALDHRRAFGFNFDPSHFVHQFFDPVEFVNAFPDRIYHVHVKDSKVKLTGRNSILGSHIQFGDHRRGWNFVSPGHGDVDLEGIVRALNRVGYTGPLSVEWEDSGMDREWGAKDACAYVKRTEFTPSEQAFDAAFASKS
- a CDS encoding Gfo/Idh/MocA family protein codes for the protein MAEKKVNVAIIGLGFGAEFIPIYQRHPNANMAAICQRREDKLNAVGDAFGIEKRYTDYDELLKDPEIDAVHINTPIHEHARMSVAGLRAGKHVACTVPMGTTLDELKAIVDAQAESGKKYMMMETVIYSREFLYVKELYDTGKLGRIQYLRATHQQEMLGWPGYWEGLPPMHYATHVVSPCLALAGHDAEYVACFGSGRIQEDLIPKYSSPFAIETAHIKMKDSDLVAEVMRSLFNTARQYRESFDVYGSKMSFEWPLIEHDHPVVHIGETPHHVSVLDFAHRLPEPIQRFTTKGVYGGEQQHLSFIQGSGHGGSHPHLAHQFLMSIAEDRKPFPDARQSANWTAVGILAHESALKGGERLYLPDWSLS
- a CDS encoding sugar phosphate isomerase/epimerase family protein, producing the protein MKFGVNSWIWVSPLTTRDVAELAPLAKSLGAEWFEVPLEDPGLIDAAEAGAIIRDLGMGTSVCAAMGPDRDLIHEDAAIRDNGMAYLMQCVDAVQRLGGTNVAGPLYSSVGRVWQSTADERRRDTDLLVQQLRELAEYAGGHGAVLCVEPLNRFETSFINLAAQAIEVVDRVDHPACKIMLDTFHMNIEEQAMGDAFRAVGPRLQHVHACENDRSAPGSGHVPWDDVATAIKEIGYDGPVVIESFTAQVKSIARAAAIWRPLAESQDALARDGLRFLKQLLG
- a CDS encoding ABC transporter ATP-binding protein translates to MSNVTLQHISKRFKDVVALDDVSFSIQSGEFFVLLGHTGAGKTTTLRIIAGLERQDAGDVLFDGENINILTPADRDVAFVFQQYSLYPGKSVYDNLAFPLRSPLRKLPKDEIDRRVRDAAEKLRITHLLDRKTAHLSGGEMQRVSIGRAIVREPRVFLMDEPLSNLDAKLREALRIEIQRLQKTQNSTTLFVTHDQIEALTMADKIGVLRKGKLVQIGTPHDIYDRPATTFVAQLVGIPRINLVGAVREDGSLFIKDSTIRLPIEPQAAIPPELLVGIRPEDVRPAPDGALRGEVALTEPLGVETVVHIRSGEQTFLSLVSGITDLKIGDAVMFDIVRERMHFFDPDGSRVPA
- a CDS encoding ABC transporter ATP-binding protein — protein: MATIELRQVEKKFGEVHAVKPMDLTIHDGEFVVLLGPSGCGKTTTLRMISGLEAVTGGEILLNGRNVTWAHPSERDIAFVFQFFALYSHLSVRQNIAFPLQAQGESKETVGQRVAEVASLLQIEDVLHQRPGALSGGDQQRVALARALVRRPAAFLMDEPLGALDADFRETMRAEIKGLHIDQHATTVYVTHDQIEAMAMGDRIVVMSNAAVQQIGTPAEVYHDPANLFVAAFIGSPGMNLLHGHYAGGVVSLPDCGDYSVPAEWVSVLDRTFDGSGEVILGFRPEAAMVTAGGTLPATVYASDLHGSYTMLHLNLCDNKIVHARSSRQEHYPLDAAVHFDLNPAMVRFFDPRTELALTREAQA
- a CDS encoding carbohydrate ABC transporter permease; the encoded protein is MRASLALMLALLTLIPVVWMSMTAFKSRSDAVASPPKVVFDPTMEGFIGLLTKRRQLTDQQIEEYKQRDDLNWADEVMLERGQAIIGQSDYVKRLTNSLIIGIASTITSVGMGLLAAYAFSRFKIPGEGDLLFFILSTRMLPPVVVTIPIFLMYRELGLYDTHVGMVILYTAFNLSFSVWLLKGFIDEIPREYEEAALVDGYTRMQAFVKIVLPQAVTGIAATTVFCFIFAWNEYAFALMLTADNARTAPPSIPSVLGTGGIEWATIAAGSLGFLIPVVIVTFVLRKYLLRGVTFGAIRQG
- a CDS encoding carbohydrate ABC transporter permease gives rise to the protein MSQAHAQVIPGSTQSSQRRKRRQIGDRTIANLFIWPTLILLIVVNVFPLFYSLYLSFTDFSVIANQAPQWLAFDNYEQILTAERSRYWHNFTVTGTYAVLSVGLQMIIGFGLAMLLREKFRGSGLITTLLLIPMMLSPVVVGLFWKLIFDPSKGIFNYLIYTNAAGGTQWLSNSTLALWSIVIVDVWMWSPFVMLLCLSGLSAIPGYLYEAAAIDRASAWFQFRRITLPQVAPLLLIAVLFRTIEAFKAFDLVMGLTGGTPGDATETVAVRLYREAFLGKFKTGESSALAYIVLVIIIAASNLYIRALNRVREG